From the genome of Chelonoidis abingdonii isolate Lonesome George chromosome 25, CheloAbing_2.0, whole genome shotgun sequence, one region includes:
- the LOC142045950 gene encoding olfactory receptor 10A7-like, which yields MIYDSKSKSSVCYQKLTPMLFLPWNLSCLETCYTSTILPRLLASFLTGNRTISISLCLTQYYFFVFLAVAECYLLAVMSYDRYLAICKSLHYAVLMNYRSCLQLAVGTWISSSLAADITIFFMQQLTFCGPNEIDHFFCDFIPVIKLSCSDTGMIELVATMLAPICVLLPFLLTLATYVCIVTTILRMPSTTGWQKAFSTCSSHLIVVSIFYGTIMIVYMLPKTDALRDLDKVFSLLYTVVTPMVNPLIYSLRNREVKEALGKVVTNLSAVKRIQTVLP from the exons ATGATTTATGATTCGAAATCTAAAA GTTCAGTGTGCTATCAGAAACTTACACCCATGCTATTTCTTCCCtggaacttgtcctgcttggagacctgctacacctccaccatcctgcccaggCTGCTGGCCAGTTTCCTGACTGGGAACAGAACCATTTCCATTAGCCTCTGTCTCACACaatattatttctttgttttcctggCAGTTGCGGAGTGCTATCTCCTGGCAGTGATGTCCTATGATCGATATTTAGCGATATGCAAATCACTGCACTATGCTGTCCTTATGAATTATAggtcctgcctccagctagcagTTGGCACTTGGATAAGTAGTTCTTTGGCTGCTGATATAACAATATTTTTCATGCAACAATTGACTTTCTGTGGCCccaatgaaattgaccatttcttctgtgacttcATCCCAGTAATAAAACTCTCCTGCAGTGACACAGGTATGATTGAGCTTGTCGCTACCATGCTAGCTCCTATATGTGTTCTCTTGCCATTTTTATTAACGCTAGCAACATATGTCTGTATCGTCACCACCATCCTGCGAATGCCTTCCACCACCGGGtggcaaaaggccttttccacctgctcctctcacctcatcGTGGTGTCAATTTTCTATGGGACCATAATGATTGTCTACATGCTACCAAAAACTGATGCACTGAGAGACCTGGACAAAGTGTTCTCCCTCTTATACACAGTCGTGACTCCCATGGTCAACCCCCTCATATACAgcctgaggaacagagaggtcAAAGAGGCCCTGGGAAAAGTTGTCACTAACCTCTCTGCTGTCAAAAGGATTCAGACCGTCCTGCCATAG